Proteins from one Romboutsia sp. CE17 genomic window:
- a CDS encoding Gfo/Idh/MocA family protein: MLENIHVSGFSDEISSDFDTQLETVKSLGMNYISIRGVNDKNFSEYTIDEVNDYIKPKLDEYKVKVSSIGSPIGKILIDDEEGFEKQISLLEKLCKMSNILECKYIRMFSFYIPKGKNPEDYKDIVIDKLKKFAEIAEKYDIVLLHENEKDIYGDISSRCLTIFEEVGSDHFKGIFDFANFVQCMEDTRECYELLKDHIVYYHIKDAVKEDKENVVCGTGQGKIEEILTDAIKNGYEGFLTLEPHLVIFDSLKDLELEDVNNIIKKDKGLDGKSAYALQYKSLINILKKIDFRLTKIGGINMKQVRFGIVGIGQMGGSHAEWLSQGKVKNATLAAVCDINPQKKEWASEKLPEDVKFFDNYIDMLDSGEIDAVLIATPHYDHPIIAMEALKRDLHTLVEKPAGVYTKKVREMNELAESKPHLVFGMMFNQRTNPLYQKIKEIVARGDIGDIRRTNWIITTWWRPQAYYDMSSWRATWNGEGGGVLANQAPHQLDLWQWICGMPTKVRANLQYGSHRNIAVEDDVTAFVEYENGATGTFITCTHDIIGTDRFEIHGDKGKILVEGSKKVTVSRLKESENELNKRMTFADVANLFRGEGMSDLMDVEEFEIPDQWGTQHINVMINFTEAILEGKDLLAPGTDGIRGVTLANAMHLSSWLGKDIELPFDEDLFLSELEKRKAEELESKKEVELETV, from the coding sequence ATGTTAGAAAATATACATGTGTCTGGTTTTTCAGATGAAATAAGTAGTGATTTTGATACTCAATTAGAGACAGTTAAAAGCTTAGGCATGAATTACATATCTATAAGGGGAGTCAATGATAAAAACTTCAGCGAATATACTATTGATGAAGTCAATGATTATATAAAGCCTAAATTAGATGAATACAAAGTTAAAGTCTCTTCTATAGGTTCACCTATAGGTAAAATTTTAATTGATGATGAAGAGGGGTTTGAAAAACAAATATCATTATTAGAAAAACTTTGTAAAATGTCTAATATATTAGAGTGTAAATATATTAGAATGTTCAGTTTTTATATACCAAAGGGAAAAAATCCAGAAGATTATAAAGATATAGTAATAGATAAATTAAAAAAGTTTGCAGAAATAGCTGAAAAGTATGACATAGTTCTTCTTCATGAAAATGAAAAAGATATATATGGAGATATATCTAGTAGATGCTTAACTATATTTGAAGAAGTTGGATCAGATCACTTCAAGGGAATATTTGACTTTGCTAACTTTGTTCAATGTATGGAAGATACTAGAGAATGTTATGAACTTTTAAAAGACCATATAGTTTACTACCATATAAAAGATGCTGTTAAAGAGGATAAAGAAAATGTAGTATGTGGTACAGGTCAAGGTAAGATTGAAGAAATTCTAACTGATGCAATAAAAAATGGATATGAAGGTTTTCTAACGTTAGAGCCACATCTTGTTATTTTTGATTCTTTAAAAGATTTAGAGTTAGAAGATGTAAATAATATAATAAAAAAAGATAAGGGATTAGATGGTAAGAGTGCTTATGCTCTTCAATATAAATCTTTAATAAATATATTAAAGAAAATAGATTTTAGACTAACAAAAATAGGGGGAATAAATATGAAACAAGTAAGATTTGGTATAGTTGGTATAGGACAAATGGGAGGATCTCATGCAGAGTGGTTATCTCAAGGTAAGGTTAAAAATGCTACTTTAGCAGCTGTTTGTGATATTAATCCTCAGAAAAAAGAGTGGGCATCAGAAAAATTACCAGAAGATGTTAAGTTTTTTGATAATTATATAGATATGTTAGATAGTGGAGAAATAGATGCAGTACTTATAGCTACACCTCATTATGACCATCCAATAATAGCTATGGAAGCATTAAAAAGAGATCTACATACTTTAGTAGAAAAGCCAGCTGGTGTTTATACTAAGAAGGTTAGAGAAATGAATGAGTTAGCTGAATCTAAGCCACATTTAGTATTTGGAATGATGTTCAACCAAAGAACAAATCCTTTATATCAAAAAATAAAAGAAATAGTTGCTAGGGGAGATATTGGAGATATAAGAAGAACTAACTGGATAATAACTACTTGGTGGAGACCACAAGCTTATTATGATATGAGTAGCTGGAGAGCAACTTGGAATGGAGAAGGTGGAGGAGTACTTGCTAATCAAGCACCTCATCAATTAGATTTATGGCAATGGATATGTGGTATGCCAACAAAAGTAAGAGCTAATTTACAATACGGATCTCATAGAAATATAGCTGTTGAAGATGATGTTACAGCATTTGTTGAATATGAAAATGGAGCAACAGGTACATTTATAACTTGTACACATGACATAATAGGAACAGATAGATTTGAGATACATGGGGATAAAGGTAAGATATTAGTTGAAGGAAGTAAGAAAGTAACTGTAAGTAGATTAAAAGAAAGTGAAAATGAATTAAATAAGAGAATGACATTTGCAGATGTTGCTAACTTATTCAGAGGAGAAGGAATGTCAGATCTAATGGATGTTGAAGAATTTGAAATACCAGATCAATGGGGAACTCAACATATAAATGTTATGATAAACTTTACTGAAGCTATATTAGAAGGTAAAGATTTATTAGCACCAGGAACAGATGGAATAAGAGGTGTTACTTTAGCAAATGCAATGCATTTATCTAGCTGGTTAGGAAAAGATATAGAATTACCATTCGATGAAGATTTATTCTTATCTGAACTAGAAAAAAGAAAAGCTGAAGAATTAGAATCTAAAAAAGAAGTTGAGTTAGAAACTGTATAA
- the groL gene encoding chaperonin GroEL (60 kDa chaperone family; promotes refolding of misfolded polypeptides especially under stressful conditions; forms two stacked rings of heptamers to form a barrel-shaped 14mer; ends can be capped by GroES; misfolded proteins enter the barrel where they are refolded when GroES binds): MAKEIKFAEDTRRALETGVNKLADTVKVTLGPKGRNVILDKKFGAPLITNDGVTIAKEIELEDRFENMGAQLVKEVAIKTNDVAGDGTTTATVLAQAIIREGLKNVTAGANPILIRKGIQKAVEVAVEELKSQSRTIETKESISQIASISAGDEEVGKLIAEAMEIVGRDGVITVEESKTMHTELDTVEGMQFDRGFVSAYMVTDVDKMEAVLNDPYILITDKKISNIQEILPVLEQIVQQGRKLLIIAEDVEGEALSTLVVNKLRGTFEVVAVKAPGFGDRRKQMLEDIAILTGGTVISEELGYELKEADLSLLGRASSVKVNKETTTIVDGAGDKSGIENRVNQIKHQITETSSEFDKEKLMERLAKLSGGVAVVKVGAATEVEMKEKKLRIEDALNATRAGVEEGMVAGGGTALVSVIPAVEELVKTLDGEAKIGAQIVRRALEEPLRQIASNAGLEGAVIIQNVMNAEAEVGFDALNEEYVNMIEAGIVDPTKVTRSALQNAASIAGVFLTTEAAVADIPGEEPIPGMGGGMPGMM, translated from the coding sequence ATGGCTAAGGAAATAAAATTTGCTGAGGATACTAGAAGAGCCTTAGAAACAGGTGTAAATAAATTAGCAGATACTGTTAAAGTAACATTAGGACCAAAAGGAAGAAATGTAATATTAGATAAAAAATTCGGTGCACCATTAATAACAAATGATGGTGTTACTATAGCTAAGGAAATAGAGTTAGAAGATAGATTTGAAAATATGGGAGCTCAACTTGTTAAGGAAGTTGCTATAAAAACTAATGATGTAGCAGGAGATGGTACTACTACAGCTACAGTTTTAGCACAAGCAATTATAAGAGAAGGTTTAAAAAATGTAACTGCAGGAGCAAACCCAATACTTATAAGAAAAGGTATACAAAAAGCTGTTGAAGTTGCAGTTGAAGAATTAAAATCTCAATCAAGAACTATAGAAACTAAAGAATCTATATCTCAAATAGCTTCTATATCTGCAGGAGATGAAGAAGTTGGTAAGCTAATAGCTGAAGCTATGGAAATAGTAGGAAGAGATGGAGTTATAACTGTTGAAGAATCTAAAACTATGCATACTGAATTAGATACAGTTGAAGGTATGCAATTTGACAGAGGATTTGTATCTGCATATATGGTAACAGATGTAGACAAGATGGAAGCTGTATTAAATGATCCATACATACTAATAACAGATAAGAAAATATCTAATATACAAGAAATATTACCAGTTCTTGAACAAATAGTTCAACAAGGTAGAAAGCTATTAATAATAGCTGAAGATGTTGAGGGTGAAGCATTATCTACATTAGTTGTAAATAAATTAAGAGGAACATTTGAAGTTGTTGCTGTTAAGGCTCCAGGATTTGGAGATAGAAGAAAGCAAATGTTAGAAGATATAGCTATACTTACAGGTGGTACAGTTATATCTGAAGAATTAGGATATGAGTTAAAGGAAGCTGATTTATCATTATTAGGTAGAGCATCTTCTGTTAAAGTTAACAAAGAAACTACTACAATAGTAGATGGTGCTGGAGATAAGTCAGGTATAGAAAATAGAGTTAATCAAATAAAACATCAAATAACTGAAACAAGTTCTGAGTTTGATAAAGAAAAATTAATGGAAAGATTGGCTAAACTTTCTGGTGGAGTAGCTGTTGTTAAGGTTGGAGCTGCTACTGAAGTTGAAATGAAAGAAAAGAAATTAAGAATAGAAGATGCCTTAAATGCAACTAGAGCAGGTGTTGAAGAAGGTATGGTAGCTGGTGGAGGTACTGCTTTAGTAAGCGTAATACCAGCTGTAGAAGAGTTAGTAAAAACTTTAGACGGTGAAGCTAAGATAGGTGCTCAAATAGTAAGAAGAGCATTAGAAGAACCATTAAGACAAATAGCAAGTAATGCAGGTCTTGAAGGTGCTGTTATAATACAAAATGTTATGAATGCTGAAGCTGAAGTTGGATTTGATGCATTAAATGAAGAATATGTTAATATGATTGAAGCAGGAATAGTTGATCCAACTAAGGTAACTAGAAGTGCTTTACAAAATGCTGCATCAATAGCAGGTGTATTCTTAACAACAGAAGCTGCTGTTGCAGATATACCTGGTGAAGAGCCAATACCAGGTATGGGCGGCGGAATGCCAGGAATGATGTAA
- a CDS encoding co-chaperone GroES, protein MKIRPLADRVVIKKVEAEEKTASGIVLPGAAKEQPQIAEVVEVGPGGIVDGKEITMELKVGDRVIFQKYSGTEVKLEGQEYTILRQSEILAVVE, encoded by the coding sequence ATGAAAATAAGACCATTAGCTGACAGAGTTGTTATTAAAAAAGTTGAAGCAGAAGAAAAAACTGCAAGTGGTATAGTTTTACCTGGAGCTGCTAAAGAACAACCTCAAATAGCAGAGGTAGTTGAAGTTGGACCAGGAGGAATTGTTGATGGAAAAGAGATAACTATGGAATTAAAGGTTGGAGATAGAGTAATATTCCAAAAATATTCTGGAACTGAAGTTAAACTAGAAGGACAAGAATATACAATATTAAGACAAAGTGAGATACTTGCTGTTGTAGAATAA
- the cls gene encoding cardiolipin synthase, with product MDIIQGLIIGFLVISYILGTIVAMTILLENRDPSKTVAWLLIFILLPGIGLITYAIFGRNLRKIKIFKTQKLANSIKEEKLFKNLEEINKIIRLEQDTITISKFLKNNEEDNARLKIISLLLNTGMFPFTTNNKIDVFVDGNEKFNSLIRDIENAKDHIHLEYFIIKDSEIGRKIKELLIKKSKENVKIRILYDDVGCWRFWFHRKFFNEMKSYGIEIVPFLPTKFPIIGGKLNYRNHRKIVVIDGQIGYTGGINIGDEYMGRNKKFGYWRDTHIRIEGTSVYMLQMTFLIDWYYNTKEVLLDKKYFPKLGSFGNSMMQVVASGPDSDWEAIHYAYFLAICQAKRSIYIETPYFIPDESIIRALKSAALSGVDVRIIFPKIADHKIVNTASYSYFDDILKSGGKVYLYNKGFTHSKVIIIDNIIASTGSANMDLRSFMLNFEINAFIYDENVIELMKEDFFEDMKNSDEIDKDEFKNRSIVEKSKESIARLFSPIL from the coding sequence ATGGATATTATACAAGGGTTAATCATAGGATTTTTAGTAATATCATATATTTTGGGAACCATAGTCGCAATGACAATATTACTTGAGAATAGAGATCCTTCAAAGACAGTAGCTTGGCTTTTAATATTTATTTTACTCCCAGGAATAGGTCTAATAACTTATGCAATTTTTGGAAGGAATTTAAGGAAAATAAAAATATTCAAAACCCAAAAATTAGCAAATAGTATAAAGGAAGAAAAGTTATTTAAAAATTTGGAAGAAATAAATAAAATAATAAGATTAGAGCAAGATACAATAACTATAAGTAAATTTTTAAAAAACAATGAAGAAGACAATGCAAGGTTAAAAATAATAAGTTTATTATTAAATACAGGGATGTTTCCATTTACGACGAATAATAAAATTGATGTATTTGTAGATGGGAATGAGAAATTTAATAGTCTTATTAGAGATATTGAAAATGCAAAGGATCACATACATTTAGAATATTTTATAATAAAGGATAGTGAAATAGGGCGTAAGATAAAAGAATTATTGATTAAAAAATCTAAAGAAAATGTAAAAATAAGGATACTATATGATGATGTAGGATGCTGGAGGTTTTGGTTTCATAGAAAGTTTTTCAATGAAATGAAGTCTTATGGTATAGAAATTGTACCTTTTTTACCGACTAAATTTCCAATTATCGGTGGTAAGTTAAATTATAGAAATCATAGAAAAATTGTAGTTATAGATGGACAAATAGGATATACAGGAGGGATAAATATAGGAGATGAATATATGGGGAGAAATAAAAAGTTTGGATATTGGAGAGATACCCATATTAGGATAGAAGGAACTTCTGTATATATGTTACAAATGACATTTCTTATTGATTGGTACTATAATACAAAAGAAGTTTTATTAGATAAAAAATACTTCCCTAAATTAGGAAGCTTTGGGAACTCTATGATGCAAGTAGTTGCAAGTGGACCAGATAGTGATTGGGAAGCCATACATTATGCTTATTTTTTAGCAATATGCCAAGCTAAAAGAAGCATATATATAGAAACTCCTTACTTTATACCAGATGAAAGTATTATTAGAGCGTTAAAAAGTGCAGCTTTAAGTGGAGTTGATGTTAGAATTATATTTCCAAAAATTGCTGATCATAAAATTGTTAATACAGCATCGTATTCATACTTTGATGATATTTTAAAATCTGGAGGAAAAGTATATCTATACAATAAAGGGTTTACACATTCTAAAGTAATAATTATTGATAATATTATAGCATCTACAGGTTCAGCAAATATGGACTTAAGAAGTTTTATGCTTAACTTTGAAATAAATGCATTTATATATGATGAAAATGTTATAGAATTAATGAAAGAAGACTTTTTTGAAGATATGAAAAATAGTGATGAGATTGATAAAGATGAATTTAAAAATAGAAGTATAGTGGAAAAATCTAAAGAATCTATAGCTAGACTGTTTTCACCTATATTGTAG
- a CDS encoding DNA-3-methyladenine glycosylase family protein encodes MNVYEKGNSVILEGIKNFDPKHIFECGQCFRWHKQDDDSYTGVVKGKILNVKREGNTVYLNNTNIEDFNNIWFDYFDLGRDYSEIKNILKGMDEHLDKASDFGWGIRILQQDGWEMLISFIISSNNRIPMIQRAIENLSEKFGKYIGEYNGKEYYAFPTPEELNKATQEEIRACQTGFRDKYIKSTTTSVVENKDDVREYTNLTTDECLKQLLKFNGVGPKVGDCIALFGMRKYDTFPVDVWVKRVMQEFYVTEDMSLPKIRSYAIDKFGDLSGFAQQYLFYYARELGIGR; translated from the coding sequence ATGAATGTTTACGAAAAAGGTAATTCAGTTATATTAGAAGGGATAAAAAATTTCGATCCTAAACATATATTTGAATGTGGGCAATGCTTTAGATGGCATAAACAAGATGATGATTCTTACACAGGAGTAGTAAAAGGAAAAATATTAAATGTAAAAAGAGAAGGAAATACAGTTTATTTGAATAATACTAACATAGAGGATTTTAATAATATTTGGTTTGATTATTTTGATCTAGGTAGGGATTATAGTGAAATAAAAAATATTTTAAAAGGTATGGATGAGCACCTAGACAAAGCAAGTGATTTTGGATGGGGAATAAGAATACTACAACAAGATGGATGGGAAATGCTTATATCATTTATAATATCATCAAATAATAGAATACCAATGATACAAAGAGCTATAGAAAATCTATCTGAAAAATTTGGTAAATATATAGGCGAATATAATGGTAAAGAGTATTATGCATTTCCAACTCCAGAAGAGTTAAATAAGGCAACACAAGAAGAAATAAGAGCTTGTCAAACTGGGTTTAGAGATAAATATATAAAAAGTACTACAACGTCTGTAGTAGAAAATAAAGATGATGTACGTGAATATACTAATTTGACAACAGATGAATGCTTAAAACAGCTTTTAAAATTCAATGGAGTTGGACCTAAAGTAGGCGATTGTATAGCTTTATTTGGAATGAGAAAATATGATACATTCCCAGTTGACGTTTGGGTTAAAAGGGTTATGCAGGAATTTTATGTAACTGAGGATATGAGCTTACCGAAAATAAGATCATATGCAATAGATAAATTCGGAGATTTATCAGGATTTGCGCAACAATATTTATTCTACTATGCAAGGGAATTAGGTATAGGTAGATAA
- a CDS encoding deoxynucleoside kinase, which translates to MNERGIFIAIEGPIGVGKTTLATILNEHFNYTLLREIVEENPFLSKFYTDIKGYALQTEAFFLFNRVKQLEDTEKDLLSKGMGVVSDYHIIKNLIFAGLTLDKMQFHRYKQVYNTFVNDLPQPDIIVYLNSKTDILMNRIAMRDRSFERQMNRNYIDELRTEYKYYFNPLSIKHNFMGKEPIIIEIDNSNLDFLNNEKDRHFIINKVEEAMTTLGGQQNV; encoded by the coding sequence ATGAATGAAAGAGGTATTTTTATTGCTATAGAAGGTCCAATAGGAGTTGGAAAAACTACTTTAGCAACTATACTTAATGAACACTTTAATTATACTCTTCTTAGAGAAATAGTTGAAGAAAATCCCTTTTTATCAAAATTTTATACAGATATAAAAGGTTATGCTTTACAAACTGAAGCATTCTTTTTATTTAACAGAGTAAAACAATTAGAAGATACTGAAAAAGACTTATTAAGCAAAGGCATGGGGGTTGTAAGTGACTACCACATAATAAAAAACCTTATATTTGCAGGTCTGACACTTGATAAAATGCAATTTCATAGATATAAACAAGTTTATAATACTTTTGTTAATGATTTACCGCAGCCAGATATTATAGTTTATCTGAATTCTAAAACTGATATTTTAATGAATAGAATTGCTATGAGAGATAGAAGTTTTGAAAGACAAATGAACAGAAATTATATTGATGAGTTAAGAACGGAATATAAATATTACTTTAATCCATTATCTATAAAACATAATTTTATGGGTAAAGAACCTATTATAATAGAAATAGATAACTCTAACTTAGACTTTCTAAATAACGAAAAAGACAGACATTTTATAATAAATAAAGTAGAGGAAGCAATGACAACCTTAGGAGGACAACAAAATGTTTAA
- a CDS encoding deoxynucleoside kinase has protein sequence MFKIINQSNTPASRDKFITVAGNVGAGKSTLTKLVGEKLGFETHFEKVDGNPYLEDFYADQEKWGFHLQLYFLAQRFKQQKEIHANGLNNIQDRSIYEDVEIFARNLYDNGKMTKRDYITYRDLFNDMVPYLKKPDLMIYLDGSLDTIINRINLRGREMEKTVDLEYWKNLHNRYEKWISEYDQSPVLYVNINEVDLINNPEHLDTLCNEIKKVLGM, from the coding sequence ATGTTTAAAATAATAAACCAAAGTAATACTCCTGCAAGCAGGGATAAGTTTATAACTGTAGCTGGAAACGTAGGTGCTGGAAAATCAACTTTAACAAAGTTAGTAGGAGAAAAATTAGGATTTGAGACTCACTTTGAAAAAGTTGATGGAAATCCATACTTAGAAGATTTTTATGCAGATCAAGAAAAGTGGGGATTCCATTTACAACTTTACTTCTTAGCTCAAAGGTTCAAACAACAAAAAGAAATTCACGCAAACGGACTAAATAATATACAAGATAGAAGTATCTATGAAGATGTTGAAATATTTGCTAGAAATTTATACGATAATGGAAAAATGACTAAAAGAGATTACATCACTTATAGAGATTTATTTAATGATATGGTTCCATATTTAAAGAAGCCAGATTTAATGATATATTTAGATGGATCTTTAGATACTATTATAAATAGGATAAATCTTAGAGGTCGTGAAATGGAAAAAACAGTTGATTTAGAGTATTGGAAGAATCTTCATAATAGGTATGAAAAATGGATATCTGAGTATGATCAATCACCTGTTTTATATGTAAATATAAACGAAGTTGATTTAATAAATAATCCAGAACATCTAGATACATTATGTAATGAGATAAAAAAAGTATTAGGAATGTAG
- a CDS encoding sodium/glutamate symporter: MTINIFETLALLVLFLIFGYYLNNKVKFLHDNYIPAPVIGGTIFSILLIILSNFMNFNIEYGDLGPVAMGIFIGSIGFRFTYHIFKTTISKTLKYFLIVMVIVIIQNLVSFSLGELFNKSIYERAILGSIGFMGDYSLTSPITDLILKTEHANLLKNISDVTLYLGVIGVILTFKLFLKKKVNLEHNTKVPNVLLSPRKFLNYLGILLFIALVGLLPYFINNSKIFTTAGGPLLVGIFTRWVIDKYIENKDIEIDNWIVNFIGNFSLSILLISVFSKANPFAIFNIDLYSLFICIVQVTWLIAFSVLIIFKIYKKDALASYIAAGTVGFSIGIPPSTMSVIQNLTEVEGAQPYFLFIVPPGAAWLITIINPIEVLIFMKLFGG, encoded by the coding sequence ATGACAATAAATATATTTGAAACGTTAGCCTTATTAGTTTTATTTTTAATATTTGGATACTATCTTAATAATAAAGTAAAATTTTTACATGATAACTATATTCCTGCTCCTGTTATAGGAGGAACTATATTTTCAATACTACTTATTATATTAAGTAATTTTATGAATTTTAATATAGAATACGGAGATTTAGGTCCTGTAGCAATGGGAATATTTATAGGTTCTATAGGATTCAGATTTACATATCATATTTTTAAAACTACTATATCAAAGACACTTAAATATTTCTTAATAGTGATGGTAATAGTAATAATTCAAAATTTAGTTAGCTTTTCACTTGGAGAATTATTTAATAAAAGTATATATGAAAGAGCAATACTTGGATCTATAGGATTTATGGGTGATTATTCACTAACATCTCCAATAACAGATCTTATACTTAAGACAGAGCATGCAAACTTATTAAAGAATATATCGGATGTAACACTCTATTTAGGTGTAATAGGGGTAATTTTAACCTTTAAATTATTTTTAAAGAAAAAAGTTAATTTAGAACATAATACGAAGGTTCCAAATGTTTTATTAAGTCCTAGAAAGTTTTTAAATTATTTAGGAATATTGTTGTTTATAGCATTAGTTGGATTATTACCATATTTTATAAATAATTCTAAGATATTTACTACAGCAGGAGGGCCATTACTAGTAGGGATTTTTACGAGATGGGTTATAGACAAATATATAGAAAATAAAGATATAGAAATTGACAACTGGATTGTAAATTTTATAGGAAATTTTTCGTTATCGATTTTATTAATATCAGTTTTTTCAAAAGCTAATCCATTTGCTATATTTAATATAGATTTATATAGTTTATTTATATGTATAGTTCAAGTTACTTGGCTTATAGCTTTTTCTGTACTAATTATATTTAAAATATATAAAAAAGATGCCCTGGCATCATATATAGCGGCTGGAACGGTCGGATTTAGTATTGGTATACCTCCAAGTACTATGTCTGTTATACAGAATCTAACGGAAGTAGAAGGAGCACAGCCATATTTCTTATTTATTGTTCCACCAGGTGCAGCTTGGCTTATAACGATAATAAATCCAATAGAAGTTTTAATATTTATGAAATTATTTGGAGGATGA
- a CDS encoding YeiH family protein — protein MNKYNNGFIKKIKDILPGLIVSTLVACVSMIIATFVPKLGAASIAIFLGMFVGNLFLNQDIFQKGYKFSESDLLSYSIVLLGATLSVSTISEIGISGVAFIILQMSITITGVLYIGKKLGFTDNFRYMMASGNAVCGSSAIGATAPIIEADDKEKGIAITIVNVTGIVLMFLLPVITKFLYSHELIQTSAMIGGTLQSIGQVVASGAMVNEYTKDLSTIFKIVRIMFLVVVVFILGHLKHKSNKEMLQEEVQDIEKGKIKIPWYVVGFFITCALFSLNIISNDVSIICKEISNKFEIIALAAIGLKVNVKDLIRQGKSVSLYGLFVGSLQIVSATILIGILL, from the coding sequence ATGAATAAATATAATAATGGATTTATAAAGAAGATAAAAGACATATTACCTGGTCTTATAGTTTCTACATTAGTTGCATGTGTTAGTATGATTATTGCAACGTTTGTTCCGAAACTTGGAGCAGCATCTATAGCGATATTTTTAGGTATGTTTGTAGGGAATTTATTTTTAAATCAAGATATATTTCAAAAAGGGTATAAGTTCTCAGAATCAGATTTATTATCATACTCAATCGTATTACTAGGAGCAACATTAAGTGTATCGACTATATCTGAAATAGGAATCTCAGGTGTAGCGTTCATAATATTACAAATGTCAATAACGATAACAGGGGTATTATATATAGGCAAAAAGTTAGGATTTACAGATAATTTTAGATATATGATGGCCAGTGGAAATGCTGTATGTGGATCATCTGCAATAGGAGCTACAGCACCTATAATTGAAGCTGATGACAAAGAAAAAGGAATAGCAATAACTATTGTAAATGTAACTGGTATAGTTCTTATGTTTTTATTACCAGTAATAACTAAGTTTCTATATAGTCATGAACTTATTCAAACATCTGCAATGATAGGTGGAACATTACAATCAATAGGGCAAGTTGTAGCAAGTGGGGCAATGGTAAATGAATATACAAAAGATTTATCTACAATATTTAAAATTGTACGTATAATGTTTTTAGTAGTGGTAGTATTTATCTTAGGTCATTTAAAGCATAAATCTAATAAAGAAATGCTACAAGAGGAAGTACAAGATATAGAAAAGGGAAAAATAAAGATTCCATGGTATGTAGTAGGATTCTTTATAACTTGTGCTTTATTTTCTTTAAATATAATAAGCAATGATGTTTCAATTATTTGTAAAGAAATAAGTAATAAATTTGAAATAATAGCTTTAGCAGCTATAGGATTAAAAGTTAACGTAAAAGATTTAATAAGACAAGGAAAATCAGTATCATTGTACGGATTATTTGTAGGATCATTACAAATAGTTTCAGCAACAATATTAATTGGGATTTTATTATAG